The Salvelinus fontinalis isolate EN_2023a chromosome 7, ASM2944872v1, whole genome shotgun sequence genomic sequence gcgagaggtttcactctcgccaaaattgcgtttctatgggcttattttggacttaagcttgtcgcctgccttcccgaATTTTGGATAACGACTGAATTGTCGTTGAAAGATGCTTGTCTCCACCCTAACAGATCTCCAGGAAGGTGAACACAGCACAGAGGAGCGAAGGAGACAAGACCAAAAATACATGAGAACAGGCAGACATAAAACGCTCATAAAAACTCAAATAAAAACTTGATTCttgcgatacaggcatttggaatatcCTGCGAAAACATACATTTGAATTAATCAAATTCATTCAATATAAATCGTCCAGCCCTACGTACGTTTTCGATTGGGTTGAGATTTggtgacagacacacacccaccctttaaaccccctgaGCTCCTTTGAGacacctctttcaaagtcactcaGATAttttcttctagccatggtaaccaaatttttattttattttttatttatccgttattttaccaggtaagttgactgagaacacattctcatttgcagcaacgacctggggaatagttacaggggagaggagtaaTGTGGGCatgtgatggtctgtgtgtggtgtgtgcatgtgatggtctgtgtgtggtgtgagagtctgtgtgatggtctgtgtgtggGGTGGTctgtgtgatggtctgtgtgtggagtgagtgtgatggtgtgtggatggtctgtgtgtgttggtctgtgtgtgtgatggtctgtgttggtgtgtatgtgttggtctgtgtgtgtgatggtctgtgtgtgcgatggtctgtgtgttggtgtgtgtgatggtctgtgtgttggtctgtgtgtgtgtgtgtgtgtgtgtggcacagagggagagagaaaaaaaaaaaatgaaatactgacATCGGTTTGGATATTGTAATATTTGAATAACTGTGCCGGTCCCGagcatgcgtgcatgtgtgttccTGTACGAGTGTGTCTCTCTCACCCAATCCATCTTCTCTGCACttattcttcctctcctcttccagtcCTGTCCATCCTCTCAATCTCCCTCCGTCCTGCTGCTCCTTCCCTCCACGCTGTGTGAACTCTGACCCACAGCGTAGACACTGCAGGCGGACACAGCTGGGGCGGCCCTCCATGACCCGCCGCTCATTCTCCTTCACCACCCGCGACAGTACCTCTGTCAGTGCCTAGCAACAACACAACACCCGCTGTATTTACAATCATGTATTTTCCAAGACATTCTTTGAAACTTTAATAACAGTCCTTGTATTTTCCGAAGGAACAGTTGTATGATGACTGGCTACCTCAAATGTGTATTGTACCCACATGCAAGTCCAAACAAGAAAACAGAACATTCCAATGGCTGCATACGtaaaacacacaaacaacaagATAGATATCATTGGGCCTAACGAGCAAGGTCTGACCTGTAGGACTGATGGCAACATCCATGGAGTACTGACCACAGCTTTGTGAACGTTTTATAACGGTTTGGACTAATGACTACACCCCTGATCTTTCTCTTTGCTAATGATGTGTGTGATCAGTCCCCGGTCTGTTGCCAGTAGAACATCCTAACCCATTCGTTGATGATAGGCCCCGCTTTACTGAAGTTGCAAGCCAAGAAATTGTGAGACGCAGTATCTCGCAATAGAATGCTGTTTTTGATTGCAgatagataggcctagtgcacggttccgACTCCGGCTGACTGGTGGCCGACCTACAAATACtgtgcccctctcctctctctccgtctgtccctcgCTATGAAAGATGCAAGTGTTTGTGTTCTCAGAAGTACGGCAACTTATCAGTCTCCTCCGTTCCAAGAATACTGAATCTTAGGAGTCAATCTTGAAACTCAGAAATGGGAGTCAACACCAGGAGTCGACGTGCAAGGAGTCGAGGTATCAATTCTATTGGAGTCGACACTCTCCAACACTACGTCATCATCGTTAACAGTTCGCAAAATGGCAGAGAAAGACAAGCGACAGCAGGGTAGTCCTGTATGGCAATACTTTCATAAGTTAAATGAGAAGGAAATGCAGACTTTGAGAGGTGGAGTTGAggtacagtaatggtagtacaggtgcaatgcttaaccatctgaaaGGGACGTACCGTGAGACCCAAAGTGTTGCTAGCAGCAGAGTAGTTACATTGTGAATTCACGTGGAGTTTAAAATGAAAAATTGACTTTAAAAAATGTCTGTTTAACCGGTAATAACATTTTCCATTTGCCACATCCCTATTGCGTTACCTGCAGTGCCTCCTGGGGGTCATCATCCAGCATAACATagcgtctcctcctcctctctctgctgacGTAACGGAAGTGAAGCTCTACCGCAGGAAGAGTTCGCtccacctcctagagagagaactaTCTTTAGaacaaatacaaaacatacacttCTTTCATCATTtcaggcaacaacaaaaataaaaataaaaatcacccccctccctctcggCATAATTCCCCTCCCCAACCATGCCTCcctccaccaccatcactactcacctttcctctccttccatccctcctcctccccttccttccttccttccttcttccctccctccctcccccccccccattcccctCCTGCTCCTCACCCTCTCAGTCCAGGTGACCTGGGACATGGTGAACCTCCCCAGACTGTCCAACTCTAGCTGGGCCTGCAACTGACCCCTGCTCATGTCCACCTCCAGGACGTGTCTTGGCTTGACCCTGAGGAACACAGGACACTGGGCCCTGTTCTTCCTCCtcagcccctcctcctcctcctcctcttctgatgatgATAGTACTCCCACAAGCAGGGGGTGACACAGGTCAACTAGAGACAGATGAAAGAGAGGTCAAAGGTTGGCTCAGCGTTGCCCAATCAGTTCCTTTGGAACCCCCCAGTCTTTGCACATTTTGGTTGTATTCCCGCTCTAGCACAGCTGGTTGGACTAGTTAAGGGCTGGATGATAAGTTGTCTACTTCAATCAGGTGGGCTACTGCTAGTTCTGAAGTGCTCCTACCTCccaagtcctcctcctcctcttctctggtGTCCGTGGGTGTCGCCGGTGGcccctctaacccctgacccagTCCCTCTGCCATAGTAGTCTCCAGGGTGGACTCTGTGTGCCCGAGGCTGTGGTCAGGCCACTGGAGGGTGGACTCTGTCTCCAGATCTGCATCCCAGTCTGAGGCCTCCTCCTTGGACTCAGACGAGAGCAGCGGTGGGGGTAGAACCTCCGGGACTTCCAGCTCTGGAGAAGGGGGCTTAAAGGTGGCGGGGCTTGCCTGGACGGGGCTGTTGTTGGTTGGGGAGGGGGTGGCACAGAGACTGTTGTTGAGGTGTGGAGGAGCTGGTCTGTCCGCCTTGTCTAGGGTGGCGATTGGCGCCCCCTCTAGGTGATGCTGGTAGCGCAGCCAATCCTCACCCAGTTGGTCCCTGAAACTGTCCATGCGTTCAATCTCCTTCTGGTGAGGGAGAACGATgtctgaggggagagaggtggtttTTATATATTACTATATGGACCCCCTAGCCCCCTTACCCCGTAGGTACCCCCTAGCCCCCTTACCCCGTAGGTACCCCCTAGCCCCCTTACCCCGTAGGATCTTCATCCAATCAGAGGGTTAGTTAAAGCTAttaacatgtatatatatatagacatataTAGTAAAAGTTGACCTTGTATAGAGGACTGTGGTCTGGGTTCATAGTCGTAGTCACTGGGCTCTGAGATGCTAGCCCGTCTCACCCTCACCTTACTCTGAAACAACAcacatggatatatatatattatacacacGACATTCCAGAAACATGTTCCTTCTCCTCTGCCTGTATTGATTTGTTCATTCCAAATGGACCTTACCCCGTAGACACCCCCTAGCCCCCTTACCCCGTAGACACCCCCTAGCCCCATAGGTACCCCCTAGCCCCCTTACCCCATAGACACCCCCTTGCCCCGTAGACACCCCCTAGCTCCCTTACCCCGTAGACACCCCCTAGCCCCGTAGGTACCCCCTAGCCCCCTTACCCCGTAGACACCCCCTAGCCCCATAGGTACCCCCTAGCCCCCTTACCCCATAGACACCCCCTTGCCCCGTAGACACCCCCTAGCTCCCTTACCCCGTAGACACCCCCTAGCCCCGTAGGTACCCCCTAGCCCCCTTACCCTGTAGACACCCCCTAGCCCCCTTACCCCGTAGACACCCCCTAGCCTCGTAGGTACCCCCTAGCCCCCTTACCCCGTAGACACCCCCTAGCCCCGTAGACACCCCCTAGCTCCCTTACCCCGTAGGTACCCCCTAGCCCCCTTACCCTGTAGACACCCCCTAGCCCCCTTACCCCGTAGACACCCCCTAGCCTCGTAGGTACCCCCCTAGCCCCCTTACCCCGTAGACACCCCCTAGCCCCGTAGACACCCCCTAGCTCCCTTACCCCGTAGACACCCCCTTACCCCGTAGGTACCCCCTAGCCCCGTAGGTACCCCCTAGCCCCGTAGGTACCCCCGTAGACACCCCCTAGCCCCCTTACCCCGTAGACCCCCCCTAGCCCCCTCACCCCGTAGACCCCCCCTTACCCCGTAGGTACCCCCTAGCCCCCTTACCCCGTAGGTACCCCCCTAGCCCCCTCACCCCGTAGACACCCCCTTACCCCGTAGGTACCCCCCTAGCCCCGTAGGTACCCCCCTAGCCCCTTCACCCCGTAGACACCCCCTTACCCCGTAGGTACCCCCCTAGCCCCGTAGACACCCCCAAGCCCTCTTACCCCGTAGGTACCCCCCTAGCCCCCTCACCCCGTAGACCCCCCCTAGCCCCCTCACCCCGTAGACCCCCCCTAGCCCCCTTACCCCGTAGGTACCCCCCTAGCCCCCTAGGTACACCCTAGCCCCCTAGGCCCGTAGACACCCCCTAGGCCCGTAGACCCCCCCTAGCCCCCTTACCCCGTAGGTACCCCCTAGccccctcaccccctcacccCGTAGGTACCCCCTAGCTCCCTCACCCCGTAGACACCCCCTAGGCCCGTAGACACCCCCTAGGCCCCTTACCCCGTAGGTACACCCTAGCCCCCTCACCCCGTAGACACCCCCTAGCCCCCTCACCCCGTAGACACCCCCTAGCCCCCTCACCCCGTAGGTACCCCCTAGCCCCCTCACCCCGTAGGTACCCCCCTAGCCCCCTCACCCCGTAGGTACCCCCTAGCCCCCTCACCCCGTAGGTACCCCCTTACCCTGTAGGATCTTGATCCTATCAGAGGGTTAGTTAAAGCTATTAACATGTATTTCTTCTAGCTGGTCAGGGTTTTAAGAGGTACACAGAGTGGCTAGGGGGTGGGGACAAACCACCAGCCTCTCAGTGAGCTGTGTAGCTGACTTACTTTGGCTTTCTTCTTGCGTTGTCGTGTCACTCCTACCTCGCTGACCGACAGGCTGTCACTCAACTCCCCGCCCCCGCTGGACACTACTTCCTGGTTACCCCGCTCTGGAGCCCTGGTGATCAAGGGCGAGGCCTGGGACTGGAGCTGCCCAATCAGCTGTCCCGGTTTGGGTAGCACctgaaggtgggggggggggcggtccCATGTTAAGACTGTCTTGTACAAAAGTGGCGAATCCCACGAATTAACTTAAAGTGCACATCAACAAGTGACCCAACAAGACTAGAGAAGTGTTGAGTATATGCCTGCTGACCCACAGGAGCGGCCTACTCACTGACAactctgaggaggagagagggctgcTGTCCAGTCTGAGCTAgaggcgagagagggggagagacaataTTAAACTCAAGGAGGAGACAGAGAATCATGAAAAAAAGACTGGGTCCAAATTCAGCTTTACGAtttttctccctccttccccccctcACTCACTCTGAGGTAGGCAGCCTTGGGGGAGAGGTGGCGGACAGTGCATGTTCTGTGGGTCTTCTGGAAGAACAGTGGGTTGCCCTTCAGATTCAGCTAAGAAGAGACAGAGGCTACAGGTCAGCGGGTCTGGGATAACACTGAGGCTACAGGTCAGCGGGTCTGGGATAACACTGAGGCTACAGGTCAGCGGGTCTGGGATAACACTGAGGCTACAGGTCAGCGGGTCTGGGATAACACTGAGGCTACAGGTCAGCGGGTCTGGGATAACACTGAGGCTACAGGTCAGCGGGTCTGGGATAACACTGAGGCTACAGGTCAGCGGGTCTGGGATAACACTGAGGCTACAGGTCAGCGGGTCTGGGATAACACTGAGGCTACAGTTTAGCGGGTCTGGGATAACACTGAGGCTACAGTTTAGCGGGTCTGGGATAACACTGAGGCTACAGGTCAGCGGGTCTGGGATAACACTGAGGCTACAGGTCAGCGGGTCTGGGATAACACTGAGGCTACAGGTCAGCGGGTCTGGGATAACACTGAGGCTACAGGTCAGCGGGTCTGGGATAACACTGAGGCTACAGGTCAGCGGGTCTGGGATAACACTGAGGCTACAGGTCAGCGGGTCTGGGATAACACTGAGGCTACAGGTCAGCGGGTCTGGGATAACACAGAGGCTGTCACACAGTAAACTACCGATAAGCACACTTctaagttctctctctccttcaccattTTGAGACTGTGCAGCATAGACAGAGGAGCCAGCTGGGAGTGATCCAGTAGCAGGTTGTAGGCCAAGTCCAGGTGCTGTAGGGACAACAACTGCTCCACTCCTGCATAgggtcacagtcacacacacagtcacacacacagtcacacacacacagagtcagccATCCAAAACTAACAGAGACTTAGAGAGTACACTGAACAATAGGGAGAcggttgggggagagagatgggcagaTAGGCAGTACTGGCAAACAAATGCTGGAGTATGCCAGTATATTAATATATTCCCAGCTTCCTGTTTATCTATAGCCCCCAACTGTTTGTGGACACAAGGCTGTAAACAGATCCAAGGCTTTGACTGTCTGAAGTCCCTCTCTGTTCCAATACTGATAGAGGTCAGTTCAAGGGGTCATGCATAACAGGTAGTCTTGAGGGAGTTTGCAGATGGAATACTATTGCTAACTTTTTGTTATTGATGATTTTTGGCATACGTTTAGGGATAATATGAATATTAGGGCTgtggtaaaaaataataataatcccaaTTTCATTAGAGAAACCACCATACTATCATTCATTATAGCATGACCAGATGGTGTCTATCAGAGGTGTTACAGTACCGTTGATGGTCTCCAGCTCGTTGTTTCTGATGATGAGAGTGAGGAGCTTGGCTCTGGAGCTCAAGCCCAGCGTTGGAGCTCTCTGGAGATTGTTATAGCCCAGGTTGAGGTGCTCTAGCTCACtcagaggctgagagaggaggaggagagagagacagtagatatggAGATAGCCCAGTGCAGTAACTTACTGCATGTCTCCAACTCTGACCCCCtctcaacacacagacacaaaaccTATCCAGAAATACCTTGAGAAAGTCAGCACACTCCTGGATTTTATTGTGACTAAGATCCAGAGACTTCAGAACATTCAGTAAACTCTAAAAAAAAGGCAGAGTGACTCACATTAAAACATGGCCCAAAAAAGTGATTCACATTAAAAACAAATGTCAAAGTCAGTGAATAAATAAACCAGTGAGCATGTCTTACGAGTGACTCATCCAGGCAGACTATAGCGTTGTAGCTGAAGTTGAGGGTGTGCAGCTCCAGCCAGGGCAGTGCAGAGCTGAGGTCTCCTCCACACAGAGACAGTAGCTCCTGTAACAAGAACACTGGCTCAAACTCCAACACAAAGGGGCCTGTTATTCAGAAAGAGAAAacggtgaacagtgtgtgtgtgtgtgtgtgttacctccagggaactgaggctcttggagcaggtgaacagtgtgtgtgtgtgtgtgtgttacctccagggaactgaggctcttggagcaggtgaacagtgtgtgtgtgtgtgtgttacctccagggaactgaggctcttggagcaggtgaacagtgtgtgtgtgtgtgtgtgtgttacctccaggGAACTGAGGCTATTGgagcaggtgaacagtgtgtgtgtgtgtgtgtgtgttacctccagagaactgaggctcttggagcaggtgaacagtgtgtgtgtgtgtgtgtgttacctccagggaactgaggctcttggagcaggtgaacagtgtgtgtgtgtgtgtgttacctccggGGAACTGAGGCTCTTGAagcaggtgaacagtgtgtgtgtgtgtgtgtgtgtgttacctccagggaactgaggctcttggagcaggtgaacagtgtgtgtgtgtgtgtgttacctccaggGAACTGAGGCTCTTGGAGCAGGTGAACACCTCTAACTGAGAGTAGACTCCCCGCAGGTCCTCCAGACAGTGAGGGGGGATACGCTTCAACTGGGAGAGAACAACAGGCCCAGAGTAAGCCAGATTCATCTATATACAACATGTATACTGTTCTGTTACAAAGGAGAAGCACACACATTTTCCTCCCATACCTCTAAGGACTTGAGAGACTTGAAAGGAAAGATCTTGACCACTGACTGAAGCCTCGACCCAGGTGGATTGATGAGCTAGGAATGAAAGGCCAAAGAACATTATATAGAATGCTATAGCTCCACCTTGTGGCTCAATGAAATTCCCTCAGATGTCCACATAATTCAGTTTTACTTGGAACATTTATGTTTATGAAGTGCTGAGCAAGTTATGCATACATCTATTACAAAACTGTTCACAAATAgagcaggacacacacaccttgaGGGAGACAGTCTTCTGCAGCACGTCG encodes the following:
- the LOC129859893 gene encoding serine/threonine-protein kinase 11-interacting protein-like isoform X1, whose translation is MAGCHSGQSTLVNSLATLLRDHGASVLDGSSTLTLQADSLQHLGRLFEQYLLSRTHQHGFLALPSHPADTTSLLQLQFLFDVLQKTVSLKLINPPGSRLQSVVKIFPFKSLKSLELKRIPPHCLEDLRGVYSQLEVFTCSKSLSSLEELLSLCGGDLSSALPWLELHTLNFSYNAIVCLDESLSLLNVLKSLDLSHNKIQECADFLKPLSELEHLNLGYNNLQRAPTLGLSSRAKLLTLIIRNNELETINGVEQLLSLQHLDLAYNLLLDHSQLAPLSMLHSLKMLNLKGNPLFFQKTHRTCTVRHLSPKAAYLRLRLDSSPLSSSELSVLPKPGQLIGQLQSQASPLITRAPERGNQEVVSSGGGELSDSLSVSEVGVTRQRKKKAKSKVRVRRASISEPSDYDYEPRPQSSIQDIVLPHQKEIERMDSFRDQLGEDWLRYQHHLEGAPIATLDKADRPAPPHLNNSLCATPSPTNNSPVQASPATFKPPSPELEVPEVLPPPLLSSESKEEASDWDADLETESTLQWPDHSLGHTESTLETTMAEGLGQGLEGPPATPTDTREEEEEDLGVDLCHPLLVGVLSSSEEEEEEEGLRRKNRAQCPVFLRVKPRHVLEVDMSRGQLQAQLELDSLGRFTMSQVTWTEREVERTLPAVELHFRYVSRERRRRRYVMLDDDPQEALQALTEVLSRVVKENERRVMEGRPSCVRLQCLRCGSEFTQRGGKEQQDGGRLRGWTGLEEERKNKCREDGLGSTVICPECGSDHVVQLADQSAPSTSTPVHTPVHGSPCQDGTDRHFTFNHRDTPLPSHPGNQDPTMEGPSSARASPYGSPAMKASTQDTIQTSTSMEDPTSFFSAKGSSFSLGETWEDQSCDRSLSQPASFYSTEGQSKGTIAGGYSYAVSATTPGPQYQHAEQASPGQLDLLSEDYEAVDHRLKLFLDMEVFEEEEELHSFLKVSTVKFGDPVEFPSFLVVSDQRIYFLEVTSDMEGQPCDWLQKRDSRGITELSYLEVGLGSQSIHMEFEDGPVAYTLLVRDSVRCKRFFSLFTGVVRELATKSDSKLKSISTTRLNPQHHLWPLVCEDMQTDVEDGQPQFFYLLSFLHQEDSVTPLTVLATRETLYLLNEDHQWSKSLPHPSANENGEPCSGRVTVQETQPISCVSSVHLWSSDPCRMDIKLYDEIVKEEKTWSLHSDSAELVQGLLVWVRTQWENMFGVKLAITNLTLPA
- the LOC129859893 gene encoding serine/threonine-protein kinase 11-interacting protein-like isoform X2 — encoded protein: MAGCHSGQSTLVNSLATLLRDHGASVLDGSSTLTLQADSLQHLGRLFEQYLLSRTHQHGFLALPSHPADTTSLLQLQFLFDVLQKTVSLKLINPPGSRLQSVVKIFPFKSLKSLELKRIPPHCLEDLRGVYSQLEVFTCSKSLSSLEELLSLCGGDLSSALPWLELHTLNFSYNAIVCLDESLSLLNVLKSLDLSHNKIQECADFLKPLSELEHLNLGYNNLQRAPTLGLSSRAKLLTLIIRNNELETINGVEQLLSLQHLDLAYNLLLDHSQLAPLSMLHSLKMLNLKGNPLFFQKTHRTCTVRHLSPKAAYLRLRLDSSPLSSSELSVLPKPGQLIGQLQSQASPLITRAPERGNQEVVSSGGGELSDSLSVSEVGVTRQRKKKAKSKVRVRRASISEPSDYDYEPRPQSSIQDIVLPHQKEIERMDSFRDQLGEDWLRYQHHLEGAPIATLDKADRPAPPHLNNSLCATPSPTNNSPVQASPATFKPPSPELEVPEVLPPPLLSSESKEEASDWDADLETESTLQWPDHSLGHTESTLETTMAEGLGQGLEGPPATPTDTREEEEEDLGVDLCHPLLVGVLSSSEEEEEEEGLRRKNRAQCPVFLRVKPRHVLEVDMSRGQLQAQLELDSLGRFTMSQVTWTEREVERTLPAVELHFRYVSRERRRRRYVMLDDDPQEALQALTEVLSRVVKENERRVMEGRPSCVRLQCLRCGSEFTQRGGKEQQDGGRLRGWTGLEEERKNKCREDGLGSTVICPECGSDHVVQLADQSAPSTSTPVHTPVHGSPCQDGTDRHFTFNHRDTPLPSHPGNQDPTMEGPSSARASPYGSPAMKASTQDTIQTSTSMEDPTSFFSAKGSSFSLGETWEDQSCDRSLSQPASFYSTEGQSKGTIAGGYSYAVSATTPGPQYQHAEQASPGQLDLLSEDYEAVDHRLKLFLDMEVFEEEEELHSFLKVSTVKFGDPVEFPSFLVVSDQRIYFLEVTSDMEGQPCDWLQKRDSRGITELSYLEVGLGSQSIHMEFEDGPVAYTLLVRDSVRCKRFFSLFTGVVRELATKSDSKLKSISTTRLNPQHHLWPLVCEDMQTDVEDGQPQFFYLLSFLHQEDSVTPLTVLATRETLYLLNEDHQWSKSLPHPSANENGEPCSGRVTVQETQPISCVSSVHLWSSDPCRMDIKLYDEIVKEEKTWSLHSESIPLKLSGL